One window of Schistocerca gregaria isolate iqSchGreg1 unplaced genomic scaffold, iqSchGreg1.2 ptg000182l, whole genome shotgun sequence genomic DNA carries:
- the LOC126304683 gene encoding charged multivesicular body protein 3-like — protein MDSMQKFLFKPNDDEVRNRWRKELNLGMRQLDRSINNISKAEIQAKREIRTLAKKGRISNAKILAKEIVRNRKIKERLYISKAHLHSISMYLRRNQSISALVDRMKESTDIMVAINETIKIPQLHQIMIGIAKEMEKVGIIEDVIDDILDEEEGLEEDVEEGVDEILAEIAMSVGKELPAVSSKTSHEELKNVLDDKEEERGQIDI, from the exons ATGGACTCTAtgcaaaaatttttgtttaaacCTAATGACGATGAAGTGCGCAACAGGTGGCGGAAAGAGCTGAATTTAGGAATGAGGCAACTCGATCGCAGTATAAATA ACATCTCTAAAGCAGAAATTCAAGCTAAGAGGGAGATTAGAACCCTTGCCAAAAAAGGTAGGATAAGCAATGCCAA AATACTAGCCAAAGAAATTGTTAGaaacagaaaaatcaaagaaagactCTATATTTCAAAGGCACACCTTCATAGCATATCCATGTATTTGAGACGGAATCAATCGATTTCAGCATTGGTAGATCGTATGAAAGAAAGCACAGACATTATGGTAGCTATCAACGAGACTATAAAAATTCCCCAGCTGCACCAAATAATGATTGGCATTGCCAAAGAAATGGAAAAAGTGGGCATTATCGAAGACGTTATAGACGATATTTTGGATGAAGAAGAAGGACTAGAAGAAGATGTCGAGGAAGGAGTAGATGAGATATTGGCCGAGATCGCAATGTCGGTTGGTAAAGAGCTTCCTGCTGTATCAAGCAAAACAAGCCACGAGGAATTAAAGAATGTCTTGGATGATAAAGAGGAGGAAAGGGGTCAAATTGACATATGA
- the LOC126304699 gene encoding proteasome subunit beta type-6-like: MRLSDKMCPEWMSTPHSMGTSIMAVEFDGGVIMGADSRTTTGAYIANRVSDKITNIAENIWVCRSGSSADTQAVASYVKWYLDMHSIEMNQPPLVKTAALLAQQICYNNKAYLVAGLIVGGWDSTYGGQVYQITLGGLLQREKFAIGGSGSTYIIGHCDKQYKDAMTKEECAQFVSEALTLAMLRDGSSGGIIRMVTITKDGSQRSTILGNELSMVC; this comes from the exons ATGAGGTTGTCAGACAAGATGTGTCCTGAATGGATGAGTACTCCTCATAGTATGGGT ACTTCTATCATGGCCGTTGAATTCGATGGTGGCGTGATTATGGGAGCTGATTCACGTACTACGACTGGCGCCTACATAGCTAACCGCGTGTCTGACAAAATCACCAATATTGCGGAAAATATATGGGTTTGTCGAAGTGGCTCGTCTGCCGACACACAAGCAGTAGCAAGCTACGTCAAGTGGTATTTAGATATGCATTCTATTGAAATGAACCAGCCTCCTTTGGTCAAGACTGCGGCTCTGCTTGCTCAACAGATATGCTATAATAACAAAGCTTACCTCGTAGCAGGACTGATAGTAGGAGGATGGGATAGCACCTACGGTGGGCAAGTGTACCAGATCACTCTCGGGGGATTACTCCAAAGAGAAAAGTTTGCAATAGGAGGCTCTGGATCGACTTACATCATAGGGCACTGTGACAAACAATACAAAGACGCTATGACAAAAGAGGAATGCGCACAATTTGTATCGGAGGCGCTGACTCTAGCCATGCTTCGTGATGGATCATCTGGGGGCATTATTCGAATGGTCACAATTACAAAAGACGGATCACAAAGAAGTACAATTCTTGGGAACGAGCTGTCTATGGTTTGTTGA
- the LOC126304732 gene encoding phosphatidate phosphatase LPIN3-like — MKVNPATLSGAVDILVVPQQDASLDCTPFHVQFGKLQLIRPCEEKIEVYVNGKRIDGLNMVLSKTGEAYFVHEVGGPNELAELCQRGAEERSGRISDAGLKSCEEVLEDSRGTALVDGLERRLLRQPGAEELWGRGEALPNGSLRGAGGSESGECGAGEVVGDAELLPAAMGDEVVATPLRLSSDVIAAGRPRLSEPALRGAVDGERVEELKESRVRSAPDSRIEGSSLRGRVELPALKSWDLSVSTAQRGARARGSSAPAVLGRPRLDSRIGGDAVLGESSDVGVDAAGKRSPSASAGGARESSERHQDAPQCLGVDSDAGSSAGDAKGSVDGEELKGGVKAIGRLYQEITPDAPLSSLSVELSSCGYSSVVDGKSPREADERFEEHRIAYEEFSRDPEVLFSRKVVVRIQGQYYPWQVAAPMLMSLLVYGSPLREFGAGRTVASGDKKVKENMPNKLWNLFFNWNLQKQQSYSVERQHLIDEDEQKRIRYSEMEDKYFAPAYARPSLIGPKAASDHAKSAVPQPQHSEQKSLLPGADGLCGEKDLVTLERSHSDDSKVQKVAHHSAARQPGELPEKEGGLAASAPWKEERSVRYVHSLKPTPKQLKNFDLKPGLNKIAFKVNSRLQGKQEVQSSIYLWERNVKIVVSDIDGTITRSDVLGQIFPVFGKDWSHKGVVSLFKNILDNGYKILYLSARAIGAAKITKEFLMSLEQDSTKLPDGPVFISPDRSLHSLNREVILRKPELFKINCLNEIKRLFGATEGPGPFYSGFGNRPTDAVSYCAVGIPSSKVFIINTLGEITGASKSIRHTYTSINELVEQIFPPYTGDTEQCTNSSQEEKWNDFNYWETRPIILMWTIFNLGGGTLTARQWRQPCTRGPRPGLWLSSARRTYHERVIDHYNNPRNMGSLNKEDKSVGTGLVGAPACGDVMKLQVKVIDGVVVDAKFKTFGCGSAIASSSLATEWIKGKTIEKCLQIKNTDIAKHLALPPVKLHCSMLAEDAIQSAIADYKLKQEQQSSSSGEQAEV; from the exons ATGAAGGTGAACCCGGCCACTCTTTCCGGCGCGGTTGACATTCTCGTCGTGCCCCAGCAGGACGCGTCTCTCGACTGCACGCCTTTTCACGTGCAGTTTGGAAAGTTGCAGCTCATTAGGCCGTGTGAGGAGAAG atcGAGGTATACGTGAACGGCAAGAGGATAGACGGCCTGAACATGGTGTTGAGTAAGACAGGAGAGGCGTATTTCGTTCACGAGGTGGGCGGTCCCAACGAATTGGCGGAACTCTGTCAACGAGGCGCTGAAGAGAGGAGCGGCCGGatttcggacgcgggtttgaagagTTGCGAGGAAGTTTTGGAGGATTCTCGAGGGACGGCGTTAGTTGACGGTTTAGAGAGGCGACTGCTGAGACAGCCCGGCGCCGAAGAGTTGTGGGGGCGAGGCGAGGCGCTGCCGAATGGTTCGCTGAGGGGCGCCGGTGGTAGCGAGTCGGGTGAATGCGGTGCTGGCGAGGTGGTGGGCGACGCTGAGCTGCTGCCTGCGGCGATGGGCGACGAGGTGGTTGCGACGCCGCTTAGGCTGAGTTCTGACGTGATTGCTGCGGGTCGTCCTCGGTTGTCCGAGCCGGCGTTGAGGGGGGCCGTGGACGGTGAGCGGGTTGAAGAGCTGAAGGAGAGTCGGGTGCGCAGCGCGCCGGATTCGAGGATAGAGGGTTCGAGTTTGAGGGGGCGGGTCGAATTGCCGGCGCTGAAGTCGTGGGATTTGTCCGTTTCGACTGCTCAGAGGGGCGCGAGAGCGCGCGGGTCTTCGGCGCCGGCGGTTTTGGGGCGCCCGCGCTTGGATTCTCGGATTGGGGGAGACGCGGTGCTCGGAGAGTCGAGCGACGTGGGCGTCGACGCTGCGGGAAAGAGGTCGCCGAGCGCGTCGGCTGGGGGGGCTAGAGAGTCGAGCGAGCGTCACCAAGACGCGCCTCAGTGCCTTGGAGTCGACAGCGACGCGGGGTCGAGCGCAGGCGACGCCAAGGGTTCGGTGGACGGCGAAGAGCTTAAGGGGGGGGTGAAGGCGATTGGACGGTTGTACCAAGAAATTACTCCGGACGCGCCGTTGTCTAGTTTGAGCGTCGAGTTGTCGAGTTGCGGCTATTCCTCCGTGGTGGACGGGAAGTCTCCGAGAGAGGCGGATGAGCGTTTCGAGGAGCACCGAATTGCGTACGAGGAGTTCTCTAGAGACCCCGAGGTGCTGTTTAGTCGGAAGGTGGTTGTGCGCATACAGGGACAGTACTACCCGTGGCAAGTGGCGGCGCCGATGCTGATGAGCCTGTTGGTTTACGGGAGCCCGTTGAGGGAGTTCGGCGCGGGTCGAACGGTGGCGAGCGGAGACAAGAAGGTGAAGGAGAACATGCCGAACAAGTTGTGGAATCTGTTCTTCAACTGGAATTTGCAAAAGCAGCAATCGTACTCGGTCGAACGGCAGCACCTCATTGACGAGGACGAGCAAAAACGGATCCGGTATTCCGAGATGGAAGACAAGTACTTCGCGCCGGCGTACGCGCGTCCGAGCTTGATTGGCCCGAAGGCGGCGAGCGACCACGCGAAGAGCGCGGTGCCCCAGCCGCAACATTCAGAGCAGAAGAGTCTTCTGCCGGGCGCGGACGGGCTGTGCGGCGAGAAGGACCTGGTCACGCTGGAGCGGTCCCATTCGGACGACTCGAAAGTTCAAAAGGTCGCGCATCATTCGGCGGCGCGTCAACCTGGGGAGCTCCCCGAGAAGGAGGGCGGCTTGGCCGCGTCTGCGCCGTGGAAAGAGGAGCGGTCCGTGCGCTACGTTCACTCGCTGAAGCCGACGCCGAAGCAGCTGAAGAACTTCGACCTGAAGCCCGGCCTCAACAAAATCGCGTTCAAGGTCAACTCTCGGCTGCAAGGGAAGCAAGAGGTCCAAAGTTCGATATACCTCTGGGAGAGGAACGTCAAAATCGTGGTGTCGGACATCGACGGCACGATCACGCGGTCGGACGTGCTCGGACAAATATTCCCAGTTTTCGGGAAAGACTGGAGTCACAAGGGCGTGGTCTCGCTGttcaagaacattttggacaacggGTACAAGATACTGTATCTGAGCGCCCGAGCAATCGGCGCGGCCAAGATCACCAAGGAATTCCTGATGTCTCTGGAACAGGACAGCACCAAGCTGCCCGACGGCCCAGTTTTCATCTCCCCCGACCGCTCGCTGCACTCTCTGAACCGAGAAGTGATTCTGAGGAAGCCCGAGCTATTCAAGATCAACTGTCTGAACGAGATCAAGCGCCTGTTTGGCGCGACCGAAGGGCCGGGCCCGTTTTATTCCGGCTTCGGAAACCGTCCCACCGACGCGGTTTCCTACTGCGCCGTCGGCATCCCGTCCAGCAAAGTGTTCATCATCAACACGCTGGGCGAAATCACGGGCGCCAGCAAGTCGATTCGGCACACCTACACCAGCATCAACGAGCTCGTGGAGCAGATTTTCCCCCCCTACACAGGAGACACGGAGCAGTGTACAAATAGTAGCCAAGAAGAAAAGTGGAATGACTTTAACTATTGGGAAACGCGGCCCATAATTTT AATGTGGACGATATTTAATTTGGGTGGTGGTACATTAACAGCGCGTCAGTGGAGACAGCCCTGCACACGTGGGCCGCGGCCTGGCCTGTGGTTGTCGAGCGCGAGGCGCACCTACCACGAACGCGTCATTGACCATTACAACAATCCCAGAAACATGGGAAGTTTGAATAAGGAGGACAAGTCGGTTGGGACGGGTCTGGTCGGCGCGCCGGCCTGCGGCGACGTGATGAAGCTTCAGGTGAAGGTGATAGATGGCGTTGTCGTGGATGCTAAGTTCAAGACATTTGGGTGCGGTTCGGCAATTGCCTCGTCTTCTTTGGCTACCGAGTGGATCAAGGGGAAGACAATTGAAAAGTGCCTGCAAATTAAGAACACGGACATTGCCAAGCATTTAGCCCTACCGCCAGTGAAGCTACACTGCAGTATGTTGGCGGAGGACGCCATTCAATCGGCTATAGCCGATTACAAGCTCAAGCAGGAACAACAGAGTTCTTCTTCAGGAGAACAAGCAGAAGTATGA
- the LOC126304733 gene encoding KICSTOR subunit 2-like, with protein MHHDPVAQIASPQAVGYIDSLHERSHLVYAAFMQLSRLFGTTSESETHASTRHFFRWLTTDMLVLISTRIRVLSVYRQLSKVEPRHSCSSSVSLIDQIERIENQIQDAVTHPCLRGIRLHVRTELSALHRLLSAQHHMAQHLFRETTLDLYLCRKTLDTWHYDSALLLESKGTPHTPKLFSWLSTFHKALLHKSNLYFHKTLLRLDFKRELKTLLDKEASYPHLIEQFCQNTQCAYFCLIREPSSCDEFTKKTRNPTQDDYTHAAALPVKKKPGPPATGIHSWRIVYMHHRSNVPGDASLDKTVAEKERQLIDEHWPNVVSLIQYHYELLDQYEKKSVQEPDHRLGITYFLTKVEQNFYIMLLYNRIRQCEPLITEFLNRIVHALQNKHLIQKLDNGNLP; from the coding sequence atgcaccatgacccggTGGCACAGATCGCATCCCCGCAGGCGGTCGGCTACATCGACTCCCTGCATGAGCGGTCCCATCTGGTCTATGCCGCGTTCATGCAGCTCTCGCGCTTATTTGGCACAACTAGCGAGTCTGAAACCCACGCGTCCACCCGTCACTTCTTTAGGTGGCTCACCACCGACATGCTCGTGCTGATCAGCACGCGCATTCGCGTTCTCTCAGTTTACAGACAGCTGTCCAAGGTTGAGCCGCGTCACAGCTGCTCGAGTTCAGTGAGCCTAATTGACCAAATAGAAAGAATTGAGAACCAAATCCAAGACGCCGTCACTCACCCATGCCTTCGGGGCATTCGCCTTCACGTGCGAACCGAACTCTCAGCTCTCCACCGACTTCTCTCTGCTCAGCACCACATGGCACAACACCTATTCAGAGAAACCACCTTGGACCTCTACCTCTGCCGTAAAACTCTCGACACTTGGCACTACGACTCCGCCCTGCTCCTCGAGAGCAAGGGCACGCCGCACACCCCAAAACTGTTTTCTTGGCTCTCCACGTTCCACAAAGCACTGCTGCACAAGTCAAACCTGTACTTCCACAAAACCCTGCTCAGACTCGATTTCAAGCGCGAATTGAAAACCCTGCTAGACAAGGAAGCGTCCTACCCGCACCTAATCGAGCAGTTCTGCCAAAACACCCAGTGCGCCTACTTCTGCCTCATTCGTGAGCCCAGCAGTTGTGACGAATTTACCAAAAAAACACGAAATCCTACACAAGACGACTACACACACGCAGCCGCTCTCCCTGTCAAAAAAAAGCCAGGCCCGCCGGCAACGGGCATCCATTCCTGGAGGATTGTATACATGCACCATCGCTCCAACGTCCCCGGAGATGCAAGTCTAGACAAAACCGTCGCGGAAAAGGAACGGCAGTTGATCGACGAACATTGGCCCAACGTGGTTTCCCTCATTCAGTACCACTACGAGCTGCTAGACCAATACGAAAAAAAATCCGTTCAGGAGCCAGATCACAGACTGGGCATCACTTACTTCCTAACGAAAGTGGAGCAAAATTTCTATATTATGTTGCTGTACAATAGAATCAGACAGTGCGAACCGCTCATAACCGAGTTCCTAAATCGCATCGTCCACGCTCTCCAAAACAAACACCTCATTCAAAAACTGGATAACGGCAACCTCCCTTGA
- the LOC126304706 gene encoding uncharacterized protein LOC126304706: MNDKFCTVRGHCAHPRHYSISQLPFGVQFNIFSYLGIPDILSARECCKYWKALADSDYVWKILVRIHFDVKTEAGVPIKTSWRQYFWSRIKCFDRMRQTKGMVISENGRTVHSTGTVKKWATASIGYPYLKTGVHYCEFMIDKCLKGYLQRTWKMIIGIVSKSFVYMSGKYVGCDDHSFGYIAQTGEKIGGGQSPKEYALAYGENDRIGVLVNMIKEEISFYRNGVNMGVAFTQFGSGTHISQYHFAISFIKSNMYATVLPLAKCPADTDVSKAATISPKKTIIPSNFSLKSCPDDIKLSILGIMNSDGWNLMRKINHNWKQLAESDYLWRERVQMQFSDVGNLLDTRDSAPWRSLFYRHCRRFSVTHCTPGLAVSNDCLTLTSTDRISYWAAARVEYPRMTSGSHYLEFRIDKYRHGSIGNTWKVVCGIVSDSFDYQLTKWVGVDEKSFGYIAQNGNRVGPSCKNQGLEYAEPYEEDDCIGILVDLERDELFFYKNGVNMGMAFQNFRHREKNFAYYFAVSIARWGMEVSVIPDARCPDRDIDIV; this comes from the exons ATGAATGATAAATTTTGTACAGTTCGTGGGCATTGCGCCCATCCCCGACACTACTCTATTTCCCAGCTTCCATTTGgtgtacagtttaacatatttagctACTTGGGGATCCCCGACATCCTCTCGGCTCGAGAGTGCTGCAAATATTGGAAAGCACTTGCAGACTCCGACTATGTTTGGAAAATATTGGTGAGAATACATTTCGACGTCAAGACGGAGGCCGGAGTGCCCATCAAGACTAGCTGGAGACAGTATTTTTGGAGTAGAA TCAAATGTTTTGACAGGATGAGGCAGACGAAGGGGATGGTTATCAGCGAGAACGGGAGGACGGTTCACTCTACAGGGACGGTTAAGAAGTGGGCGACGGCGTCGATAGGATATCCGTATCTTAAGACGGGAGTGCATTATTGCGAA TTTATGATCGACAAGTGTTTGAAGGGGTAtctgcaaaggacgtggaagatgaTTATTGGCATTGTGTCGAAGTCGTTTGTGTACATGAGTGGGAAGTACGTTGGGTGCGACGACCACAGCTTTGGATACATTGCGCAGACGGGGGAGAAGATAGGTGGTGGGCAGAGTCCGAAGGAGTACGCGTTGGCGTATGGAGAGAATGACCGAATTGGAGTGTTGGTGAATATGATAAAAGAGGAAATTTCCTTTTATCGTAATGGTGTAAACATGGGTGTTGCTTTTACCCAATTTGGGTCTGGAACACACATATCTCAGTACCATTTTGCAATATCATTTATAAAGTCGAACATGTATGCCACGGTGCTGCCCTTGGCTAAGTGTCCCGCGGATACGGACGTGTCGAAGGCGGCGACGATATCGCCGAAAAAGACGATTATTCCTTCCAATTTTTCGCTGAAGTCGTGCCCGGATGACATAAAGCTGAGCATTCTTGGCATTATGAATTCCGATGGTTGGAATTTGATGCGGAAGATCAATCACAATTGGAAGCAGTTGGCGGAGTCGGATTACTTGTGGCGAGAGCGGGTGCAGATGCAGTTTTCGGACGTTGGGAATTTGTTGGACACTAGAGATTCTGCGCCTTGGAGGTCTTTGTTTTACCGCCATTGTCGGCGATTTAGCGTGACGCACTGCACGCCTGGTTTGGCCGTGTCCAACGATTGTTTGACGCTGACGTCCACGGACCGCATTTCGTATTGGGCCGCGGCGCGAGTGGAGTACCCGCGAATGACGTCGGGGTCGCACTATTTGGAGTTTAGGATTGACAAGTATCGACATGGTTCGATTGGAAACACGTGGAAGGTGGTTTGCGGGATTGTGTCCGATAGTTTTGACTACCAGCTTACGAAGTGGGTCGGTGTTGACGAGAAGAGCTTTGGGTACATTGCACAGAATGGCAACAGAGTTGGGCCTAGTTGCAAGAATCAGGGGTTGGAGTATGCAGAGCCCTACGAGGAGGATGACTGTATTGGGATTCTGGTCGATCTCGAGCGGGACGAGCTGTTCTTTTACAAAAACGGAGTCAATATGGGCATGGCCTTTCAAAACTTTCGTCATCGAGAAAAGAATTTTGCCTATTACTTTGCGGTGAGCATTGCTAGATGGGGGATGGAAGTTTCGGTGATTCCTGACGCGAGATGCCCCGACCGTGATATCGATATTGTTTGA